A section of the Mangifera indica cultivar Alphonso chromosome 12, CATAS_Mindica_2.1, whole genome shotgun sequence genome encodes:
- the LOC123193391 gene encoding transcriptional activator DEMETER-like isoform X1 — protein sequence MSPRTKFGEEVSVSREKKFQIMGTWMPVTPKKSIPVRSSPVAIDRHERPLARENWQEMAGLPVGNMQEMLHYNHSINHIQELPIYSRGVNHIQELPNYSRGINHIQELPNHSRSINHIQELPNFSRGVNHLQELPNYNRGTIHLQELLNYNGGVHNLNPVGQVTQSEGYCGGRNIGVAERSGMINQIAASYRPALHNNSAGWNVKTVAELLAINNAAAFASPNKTQGRSTSMANAPLIPGLQSQVSSWRDSDSTNLVHNQIHFGSNPLSNSSGFQQISQDGLLVTYGSNYKLNSPSTAACAGPSITTTLPISPVTPDRQLKKLANNQVSMTVNFSMNEISTPEKDKQETSVMPIGNEGTQLISDEFFHKDMSSSAISTALEEKKDLDNGGDQGIDLNKTPQQKPPKRKKVRPKVFVEKPKKTEKKTPGEKRRYTRKKDLKESANQPEDVLRETTDPSAEPPAKSCRRSLNFDFEKSRKGSQSEVISHLEEMQQRHPGTFNLNLDSQATELTNRISGTKSTMLIGHQNNLPTVNQQPGIVNTNTLSMNQILVDNISIPERHAVASSPLARKDPCNKGLNVIASNVDTKTAQPCQKSSRNGNTHIQQHINAKGIGETVSPAETIFGNFEKTRVIFSTIPQSQVLSSLKEARGFKRRYGHAIEQTHPHTENSMGSSLLYQDIFQMNGCHQNSNIVGVGSNKNNKIENGRHTNINSNLWGTDAIKCCSHQVQTKRVNHINGSSHQIGDGEVVKRLIDWDPQSMAYEGNLPNQIHSKQHLSAEKLRETIGLTSIPDSVPLMASERCNLLQPTRPGKAPSPADRLARKTCHTNGSAKQNVKCNLGKSTSSGRDQMQSEHGEVLQDHLQYSAKIKGLPNKQIYPISMDEIINKFKALNLNRTSGQVQEQVQNAIVPYNQDGKIVPYKQDGTIVPYEGFDFIKKRKPRPKVDLDPETNRIWSLLMGKEGSEGLEGMDEEKEKWWEEERKVFQGRANSFIARMHLVQGDRRFSKWKGSVVDSVIGVFLTQNVSDHLSSSAFMSLAARFPLKSNNKRCNIDGTNISVEEPEVCMPSPNVSIQWNEQVLRNPLCGQNAITPHELTERQRERNISGIEKTSLLEAHSHSLEEEVVSSQDSFSSSILQGSGGIKSSSGSNSEAEDPISGCRPKQVHGSTHFLQVRNAALFQDLNSCINVNSLFQEGYGNGHKSSNDTENSQQDSRLDSMENFGSSLTFTQLLNFDDSQNQVPLLPSPKYQPQMNWYSEVLESSEICSGDCLSSWHSTDSGYPKGKDSRRNGQLAEDVGETTVQQNGLPISEEMPPVRTHAKLSKQSMPQQNISQPGSQKKCNQQNGESMPLREPINHVETLAQGQNSTMQNVPNCREVAEKTFHLEKRVSAVNKVPENTTVNPNSKEQALSKAYGGANPSISKSKKGKIDAAKKNTMDWDMLRKQVLGNGKKKERPKDTIDSLDYEAVRCAHVDEISKAIKERGMNNMLAERIQDFLNRIAREHGSIDLEWLRDVPPDKAKDYLLSIRGLGLKSVECVRLLTLHHLAFPVDTNVGRIAVRLGWVPLQPLPESLQLHLLELYPILESIQKYLWPRLCKLDQRTLYELHYQLITFGKVFCTKSKPNCNACPMRGECRHFASAFASARLALPGPEEKSMVSSTIPTTTEQNPAPVFNPVLLPPPEEKSIREAGRDIGKCEPIIEEPATPEPELTEISASDIEDTFYEDPDEIPTIKLNIEEFTVNVQNFMQKNMELQEGDMSKALVALDPDAASIPAPKLKNVSRLRTEHQVYELPDSHPLLKGMDGREPDDPSPYLLAIWTPGETADSIQPPGKNCGSQESGKLCNEMTCFSCNSMREANSQTVRGTLLIPCRTAMRGSFPLNGTYFQVNEMFADHESSLNPIHVPREWVWNLPRRTVYFGTSVSSIFKGLTTEGIQYCFWRGFVCVRGFDQKTRAPRPLMARLHFPASKLTKAKIENKR from the exons ATGAGTCCCAGAACTAAGTTCGGGGAGGAGGTTTCAGtttcaagagagaaaaaattccAGATCATGGGTACTTGGATGCCAGTTACTCCTAAAAAGTCAATTCCTGTGAGATCTAGTCCAGTGGCAATAGACAGACATGAGAGACCACTGGCAAGAGAAAACTGGCAAGAAATGGCTGGGTTGCCTGTTGGAAATATGCAAGAGATGCTACATTACAATCATAGCATTAATCATATACAAGAGCTGCCGATTTACAGTAGAGGCGTTAATCATATACAAGAGCTGCCGAATTACAGTAGAGGCATTAATCATATACAAGAGCTGCCAAATCACAGTAGAAGCATTAATCATATACAAGAGCTGCCGAATTTCAGTAGAGGTGTTAATCATCTACAAGAGCTGCCAAATTACAATAGAGGCACTATTCATTTACAAGAGTTGCTAAATTACAATGGGGGTGTTCATAATTTGAATCCGGTTGGACAAGTCACTCAAAGTGAAGGGTATTGTGGTGGTCGCAATATTGGTGTGGCTGAGAGAAGTGGAATGATCAACCAAATTGCAGCCTCCTACAGACCAGCCTTGCATAATAATAGCGCAGGCTGGAATGTTAAGACAGTAGCTGAACTTTTGGCAATAAATAATGCGGCAGCATTTGCCTCTCCCAACAAAACTCAAGGCAGAAGTACAAGCATGGCAAATGCACCTCTAATTCCAGGTTTGCAATCTCAAGTTAGCAGTTGGAGAGATTCTGATTCAACTAATTTGGTTCacaatcaaattcactttgGCTCAAATCCATTGAGTAACAGTTCCGGCTTTCAGCAGATATCCCAAG ATGGATTGCTTGTTACTTATGGATCCAACTACAAACTGAATTCACCAAGTACTGCAGCTTGTGCAGGTCCAAGCATCACTACCACATTGCCAATCTCACCGGTAACACCAGATCGTCAGTTGAAGAAGTTGGCAAATAATCAGGTTTCTATGACagtaaatttctcaatgaatgAAATCTCAACTCCAGAAAAAGACAAACAAGAAACCTCAGTCATGCCCATTGGGAATGAAGGTACTCAGCTCATTTCTGATGAATTCTTTCACAAAGATATGTCGTCTTCTGCCATTTCAACAGCACTTGAGGAAAAAAAGGATTTGGATAATGGGGGTGACCAGGGAATTGACCTTAACAAGACACCCCAACAGAAACCACcgaaaagaaaaaaggtcaGGCCAAAAGTATTTGTAGAAAAACCCAAAAAGACTGAAAAAAAGACTCCTGGTGAGAAGAGAAGGTATACGCGGAAGAAAGACCTGAAAGAATCAGCAAATCAACCAGAAGATGTTTTGAGGGAGACTACTGATCCTAGTGCTGAACCTCCTGCAAAATCATGCAGAAGAtcattgaattttgattttgagaaGTCCAGAAAAGGAAGTCAGAGTGAAGTAATTAGTCATCTGGAAGAAATGCAACAAAGGCACCCGGGgacttttaatttaaacttggaTTCTCAAGCCACAGAATTAACCAACAGAATAAGCGGAACAAAGTCAACCATGCTGATTGGCCATCAGAATAATTTGCCCACAGTAAATCAACAACCAGGAATTGTTAATACCAATACCCTTTCCATGAATCAAATTCTGGTTGATAACATATCAATACCAGAAAGGCATGCAGTTGCATCTTCACCACTTGCAAGAAAAGATCCCTGCAACAAAGGTTTAAATGTCATAGCAAGTAACGTAGACACTAAAACAGCTCAACCATGCCAAAAGAGTAGCAGAAATGGAAACACTCATATCCAGCAACATATTAATGCAAAAGGAATTGGAGAGACAGTGTCTCCAGCGGAAACCATTTTTGGAAACTTTGAGAAAACAAGAGTGATATTTTCAACTATCCCTCAATCACAGGTTTTGTCCAGTTTGAAAGAAGCAAGGGGATTCAAGAGAAGATATGGCCATGCAATTGAGCAGACACATCCACATACTGAAAATTCAATGGGTTCTTCATTATTGTACCAAGATATTTTTCAGATGAATGGATGCCACCAAAACAGCAACATTGTTGGTGTAGgttcaaacaaaaacaataaaattgagAATGGACGACATACAAACATAAACAGCAACCTTTGGGGTACAGATGCAATCAAATGTTGCTCAcatcaagttcaaacaaaacGTGTCAATCATATCAATGGGAGTAGCCATCAGATAGGGGATGGTGAAGTGGTCAAGAGGCTTATTGACTGGGATCCTCAATCTATGGCTTATGAGGGTAACTTGCCAAACCAGATTCATTCTAAGCAGCATTTAAGTGCAGAAAAATTGAGAGAGACTATTGGATTGACTTCAATCCCTGACTCTGTACCCTTAATGGCAAGTGAGAGATGTAACCTGCTCCAACCTACTCGCCCAGGCAAAGCCCCCTCACCTGCAGACAGGCTAGCAAGGAAAACTTGCCACACTAATGGTTCAGCAAAGCAGAATGTTAAATGCAATTTAGGCAAATCAACTTCATCTGGAAGGGATCAGATGCAATCAGAACATGGAGAAGTCTTGCAAGATCATCTGCAGTATTCTGCAAAAATAAAAG GACTGCCAAATAAACAGATTTATCCTATTTCAATGGatgagattataaataaattcaaagcTCTCAATCTCAACAGAACGTCTGGCCAGGTACAAGAGCAAGTGCAGAATGCAATTGTTCCATACAATCAAGATGGAAAAATTGTTCCATACAAACAAGATGGTACAATTGTTCCATATGAAGGTTTTGACTTCATCAAGAAACGTAAGCCAAGGCCTAAAGTGGACCTTGACCCAGAGACTAATAGAATCTGGAGTCTATTGATGGGCAAGGAAGGAAGTGAAGGCCTTGAAGGGATGGATgaggaaaaggaaaaatggtGGGAAGAGGAGAGGAAAGTTTTTCAAGGACGAGCTAATTCATTCATTGCAAGAATGCATCTTGTACAAG GTGATAGACGCTTCTCGAAATGGAAGGGGTCAGTTGTTGACTCAGTGATAGGAGTTTTCCTAACTCAGAATGTTTCTGACCATCTCTCAAG CTCTGCCTTCATGTCTTTGGCAGCACGATTTCCTCTCAAGTCAAACAACAAGAGATGCAACATAGATGGTACAAACATATCAGTTGAAGAACCAGAAGTATGTATGCCGAGCCCAAATGTTTCCATCCAATGGAATGAACAGGTATTAAGGAATCCACTCTGCGGTCAAAATGCTATAACCCCGCATGAATTGACAGAACgtcagagagaaagaaatatcTCAGGGATAGAAAAAACAAGCTTATTGGAGGCACATAGTCATAGCTTGGAGGAAGAAGTCGTATCATCACAAGATTCTTTTAGTTCTTCAATCCTTCAAGGCAGTGGAGGAATCAAATCCTCTTCAGGCTCTAACTCTGAAGCAGAAGACCCTATTTCTGGGTGCAGACCTAAACAGGTTCATGGTTCAACACATTTTCTACAAGTGAGAAATGCAGCCTTGTTTCAGGATCTCAACAGTTGCATAAATGTGAACTCACTTTTTCAAGAGGGTTATGGGAATGGGCACAAGTCGTCAAATGATACAGAAAACAGCCAACAAGACTCAAGACTGGACAGCATGGAGAACTTTGGCAGCTCTTTAACTTTTACTCAATTACTCAATTTTGACGATTCACAGAATCAGGTGCCACTACTCCCTTCCCCCAAGTATCAGCCACAAATGAATTGGTACTCAGAAGTATTGGAAAGCTCTGAGATCTGCAGTGGCGACTGCCTATCTTCCTGGCATTCAACTGATTCTGGGTATCCAAAGGGAAAAGATAGCAGAAGAAATGGACAGCTGGCAGAAGATGTGGGTGAAACAACAGTCCAACAGAATGGATTACCAATTTCAGAAGAAATGCCACCAGTGCGCACACATGCAAAATTAAGCAAGCAATCAATGCCACAACAAAATATTTCTCAACCAGGGTCTCAGAAAAAATGTAATCAACAAAATGGTGAAAGCATGCCACTTAGAGAGCCTATTAATCATGTTGAAACACTGGCTCAGGGGCAGAATAGTACAATGCAGAATGTACCGAATTGCAGGGAGGTTGCAGAAAAAACATTTCATTTAGAAAAAAGAGTATCTGCAGTGAATAAGGTCCCAGAAAATACAACAGTTAACCCAAATTCAAAGGAGCAAGCACTTTCTAAAGCATATGGCGGGGCAAATCCCAGTATTTCAAAGTCAAAAAAAGGGAAGATTGATGCTGCTAAAAAGAATACAATGGACTGGGACATGTTAAGAAAACAGGTCTTGGGCAATggtaagaaaaaggaaagaccTAAAGACACAATCGACTCATTGGACTATGAAGCAGTGAGATGTGCCCATGTTGATGAGATTTCTAAAGCTATCAAAGAAAGAGGGATGAACAACATGCTAGCAGAGAGAATACAG GATTTCTTAAATAGAATTGCCCGGGAACATGGAAGCATTGATCTTGAATGGTTAAGAGATGTTCCCCCTGACAAAGCAAA GGATTATTTATTAAGCATACGTGGATTGGGGTTAAAAAGTGTAGAATGTGTGAGGCTGTTAACTCTTCATCATCTTGCCTTTCCG gtTGACACAAATGTTGGACGCATAGCAGTTAGATTGGGATGGGTCCCTCTGCAACCACTGCCTGAATCTCTTCAGTTACACCTCTTGGAGCT ATACCCAATATTGGAATCAATACAGAAATATCTGTGGCCAAGATTGTGCAAACTCGATCAACGAACACT ATATGAGTTACATTACCAACTGATTACATTTGGAAAG GTTTTCTGTACAAAGAGCAAACCAAATTGCAATGCATGTCCAATGAGAGGAGAGTGCAGACACTTTGCAAGTGCTTTTGCAAG TGCAAGACTTGCATTGCCAGGCCCTGAGGAAAAGAGTATGGTGAGTTCAACCATTCCTACTACAACTGAACAAAACCCTGCCCCAGTTTTCAATCCTGTGCTATTACCCCCACCTGAAGAAAAGTCAATCAGAGAAGCAGGGCGTGATATTGGCAAGTGTGAACCCATAATTGAAGAACCAGCAACACCAGAGCCAGAATTGACAGAAATATCAGCAAGCGACATTGAGGACACTTTTTATGAGGATCCTGATGAAATCCCAACGATAAAACTCAATATTGAAGAGTTTACAGTGAATGTGCAGAACTTTATGCAAAAGAACATGGAGCTTCAAGAAGGTGACATGTCTAAGGCTCTAGTTGCTTTAGACCCGGACGCTGCTTCAATTCCTGCTCCCAAACTCAAGAACGTGAGTCGCCTGCGTACAGAGCATCAAGT GTATGAACTTCCAGATTCTCATCCTCTGCTAAAAGGG ATGGATGGGCGGGAACCTGATGATCCCAGCCCATATCTCCTTGCTATATGGACACCAG GTGAAACTGCCGATTCAATTCAGCCACCTGGAAAAAACTGTGGGTCACAAGAATCAGGAAAGTTATGCAATGAGATGACATGCTTTTCATGTAATAGTATGAGAGAAGCCAATTCACAAACAGTCAGGGGAACTCTTCTG ATACCTTGTAGAACAGCAATGAGAGGAAGCTTCCCACTCAATGGAACATACTTTCAAGTTAATGAG